A single genomic interval of Helianthus annuus cultivar XRQ/B chromosome 13, HanXRQr2.0-SUNRISE, whole genome shotgun sequence harbors:
- the LOC110867504 gene encoding solute carrier family 40 member 2, chloroplastic-like, translating into MCFYGCWSNIHVCSNGKAPWYFKGWSSWIHIASFSSYKGGRRLLEWSSYKSDRTSVFVGFIVLSRLGYMSYEVIGSQILQTEIPPSKANLIGATEVSIASLAESTILGVVIIANDVSHFGFLATLSLISVVGAAWLFCQWLL; encoded by the exons ATGTGCTTTTATGGGTGTTGGAGCAACATTCATGTCTGCTCAAATGGTAAAGCACCTTGGTATTTTAAAG GCTGGAGCAGCTGGATTCATATTGCAAGCTTCAGTTCTTACAAAGGCGGTCGGCGTCTATTGGAGTGGAGCTCTTACAAATCAGACCGCACTTCTGTTTTTGTTGGTTTTATT GTGTTATCAAGACTGGGATACATGTCGTATGAAGTAATCGGGTCACAGATTCTACAAACCGAGATCCCGCCTTCTAAAGCAAATCTTATCGGGGCAACCGAGGTTTCAATTGCCAGCTTAGCAGAGTCAACAATATTGGGTGTTGTTATAATTGCAAACGATGTATCACATTTTGGATTTTTGGCCACACTTTCCCTTATATCGGTGGTGGGTGCAGCATGGCTGTTTTGCCAGTGGTTGTTATAA